The Candidatus Binataceae bacterium genome has a segment encoding these proteins:
- a CDS encoding carbonic anhydrase: MSSRLNRLFENNRAWAQRMEQADPGFFGRLAQGQTPELLWVGCSDSRVPANELVGLGPGEVFVHRNIANIVVHSDMNCQAVIQYAVANLRVRDIIVVGHYRCGGVRAALDEETSTIVDEWIAPIRALRRRYKAFLDRCPSEVARWDKLCELNVLEQAHSLAQASIIREAWAARQEVTIHGWIYAVEDGHLRDLKITMSSAADSEQVLQTAQARIMG, from the coding sequence ATGAGCAGCCGACTCAATAGATTGTTCGAAAACAACCGCGCCTGGGCGCAGCGGATGGAGCAGGCCGACCCAGGATTCTTTGGGCGACTTGCCCAGGGGCAGACGCCTGAACTGCTTTGGGTGGGCTGCTCCGATAGCCGTGTACCCGCCAATGAACTCGTCGGACTGGGGCCGGGTGAAGTGTTCGTTCATCGCAACATCGCAAACATCGTTGTTCATTCGGATATGAACTGTCAGGCCGTAATTCAATACGCAGTCGCCAACCTACGCGTGAGAGATATCATCGTCGTCGGCCATTATCGGTGCGGCGGTGTCCGCGCTGCGCTGGATGAGGAAACTTCGACCATTGTTGATGAATGGATTGCTCCAATCCGTGCACTGCGCCGGCGTTATAAGGCATTCCTGGACCGGTGCCCCAGCGAGGTGGCCAGGTGGGACAAGTTGTGCGAGCTGAATGTGTTGGAGCAAGCACATAGCCTCGCCCAAGCATCGATTATTCGCGAAGCTTGGGCGGCTCGGCAGGAAGTTACTATCCATGGATGGATCTACGCTGTCGAAGACGGCCATCTTCGAGATCTCAAGATAACGATGTCCAGCGCGGCCGATTCAGAGCAAGTTTTGCAAACGGCACAGGCGCGAATTATGGGCTAA